A single Augochlora pura isolate Apur16 chromosome 2, APUR_v2.2.1, whole genome shotgun sequence DNA region contains:
- the LOC144476358 gene encoding phospholipid-transporting ATPase ABCA3 isoform X1: MANKIRIFGLLLYKNLKVRIRHWKSAIFLQCLVPIALFVLIQAIRDYTVQPPRIINESTYYPIETKDELTEINTQFTVLYYVPQNEYTEKIVEDIQMCLKIHHGKIFGFSSEEEMIKKYTIAEAESDNIKVIGLVFERYNTSSIKYKIRHAMDIPNVLFENALSQSSYNTYTLYMIAVQFVQLQICTDESLIIHHTAPHTKPDIMLSTQRMPYPPYIKIDEADILLRLAICMFAVIAFLIPLCVETSYAIKEKHIGVNVLMAMNGVRHYQNLLSWLFTSILFSIFYIIPITELLKNTFSKNVVPYLYYSNSFLFWFILTMHVAHLVSFGMHIGAYFSKPRFVTITLAVIYTGSFSLHGNLIRQQVFFIIPSLGILFPNMLLYRFLEEVNSYETQLTGIQWSNMFLVGDAQYNSTGSVGVILIYSLLGLLLHFTLAIYINAILPGKYGVRKDPFYFLKCLKKNKVNQHEDIDNFDYENIDNENFEPVTKGVLTPGIQIRNLKKTYKTGFLRKTVVQAVKGISLDLYKGQITALLGHNGAGKTTLMSIVTGVISATEGKVFINGKDIATHLESIRNDLGLCPQENLMFPDLNVYEQLEFFALLKGINIPRKQIKQDIAVLLDKLKLSEKRNALPNTLSGGQKRRLCLGMALVGNASTVIMDEPTSGMDPETRRDIWNIILKIRGKRTILISTHNMEEADILGDRIAIVHGGKLKCYGTSLFLKKQYGYGHMEVILSTKSWCNADKVIRKFDPRTQQVNVDSEKIVLSVPYSETLPKSLDNVESQKQNLGVTGISVSLITLEEVFLKVIKKEDNGKYLNESFSPPSQRVDGWNLYMQTISALYHKKFTYTVKNISNTLLTLFLPLLSVVLMGLSYSPPSESTHEFPVELDMYRSPKVLYSSLNTSMGKYYKSAVESFGGTATEVAGNMSVTHALLDQSIKSISEYRNRYIASAEFNITDEGLYVNGFYSGIALHSLPITVNLLSNALIKSVAGEEYSIHVSNQKLPSSLSATKLYMPGTESLSQVLMFCCFFFPTVALFVIHPFQETETKMKQLQRMTGVTSISYWLTIFTFDFLVYIGSVLIIMFGYYIIDIILDTRVYYKIEMLTLLLILLLFGLNSLFVTYIFSFLNLSRHSVVSTLSLVPVGFVLLQYLFHQVIYSLTNLQVLHMIQKRLFRLVPHVSLFHSQIAFYNVALQNARCRRLPNRLLTVVCLGIKDVCCDLDCMDGDCKNQLSYFHAEDKDMSLTECVIYLAVTPLIYFSLLIMLEEGVFKKFYVKMFCKHLRNAIDIKDDQVEKEKRAVALEIRKLRKHGTIHEMDSIKTTPNSDSNYLESPENNNDSLFLVYELSKYYGNVMAVREINFRVKQRECFGLLGVNGAGKSTTFRMLTGEEIPNSGIMYLRNSDILTDRRNYLAQMGYCPQTDAMLGSLNSFDHLRLFALLRGIPKSKVDLEVNKWINRLSKLHFLVSKNHLMNFSNICVISDLNACMSQPSSTYSGGNKRRLNIAMALIGNPTLVLLDEPTTGVDPAARRSLWNVLQSCQALGQAIILTSHSMEECEALCNRLVIMVKGQLVCIGASQELKQRFGAGYNIHIKLNPSRSDSDLSIIKNVMESSLTCEVRDENLGFIAYHVSDTTTSWEKMYSTMDDLKIRVNCIEDYAVLSATLEQLFIQFARGTEQSDRDLADGNV, encoded by the exons atggcaaataaaatcagaatatTTGGCTTGttgctatataaaaatctCAAAGTGAGAATCAGGCATTGGAAATcagcaatatttttacaatgtttggTACCAATTGCCCTGTTTGTATTAATACAAGCTATAAGGGATTATACTGTACAGCCGCCtcgtataattaatgaaagtaCCTACTATCCTATAGAAACTAAAGATGAGTTAACAGAGATTAACACGCAATTCACAGTTCTCTATTATGTACCACAAAATGAATATACAGAAAAGATTGTCGAGGATATTCAAATGTGTCTGAAGATACACCATggaa aaatatttggtTTTTCATCTGAagaagaaatgataaaaaagtaCACGATTGCAGAAGCTGAGTCTGACAATATTAAGGTGATAGGTCTAGTGTTTGAACGATATAATACAagcagtataaaatataaaattaggcATGCCATGGATATACCAAatgtattatttgaaaatgcaTTATCTCAATCATCATATAATACATACACTTTATATATGATTGCTGTACAATTTGTACAATTACAAATATGTACTGATGAATCACTTATTATTCATCATACAGCGCCACATACAAAGCCTGATATAATG TTGTCCACACAAAGAATGCCGTATCCaccatatattaaaatagatgaaGCTGATATATTACTAAGACTGGCAATATGTATGTTTGCAGTAATAGCTTTTCTTATTCCACTTTGTGTAGAAACAAGTTATGCAATAAAGGAAAAACATATTGGAGTAAATGTTTTAATGGCAATGAATGGAGTAAGACACTATCAAAATCTACTCAGCTGGTTATTTACAAGCATATTGttcagtattttttatattataccaaTAACTGAATTGCTTAAGAATACATTCTCCAAAAATGTTGTACCATActtatattacagtaatagtTTTCTATTTTGGTTCATACTTACAATGCACGTGGCTCATCTGGTATCATTTGGTATGCATATTGGAgcatatttttctaaac cacGTTTTGTAACAATAACGTTAGCAGTTATTTACACTGGATCTTTTTCACTCCATGGGAATTTAATAAGACAAcaagtattttttataataccgAGTTTGGGAATACTCTTTCctaatatgttattatatagatTCCTGGAAGAAGTGAATTCATATGAAACTCAGT TGACTGGAATTCAATGGTCAAATATGTTCTTGGTTGGAGATGCACAATACAATTCTACTGGAAGTGTTGGAGTTATATTAATCTATTCATTACTGGGATTGTTGTTACATTTTACACttgcaatatatattaatgctATACTTCCAGGAAAGTATGGAGTACGCAAAGacccattttattttttgaag TGTCTAAAGAAGAACAAAGTGAACCAACATGAAGATATTGATAATTTTGATTACGAAAATAtagataatgaaaattttgaacCAGTAACAAAGGGTGTACTTACTCCTGGAATTCAAATCCGCAATCTTAAAAAAACGTATAAGACTGGTTTTCTAAGAAAGACG gtaGTCCAAGCTGTGAAAGGAATTTCATTAGATTTGTATAAAGGACAAATAACGGCTTTGTTAGGCCATAATGGAGCTGGAAAGACTACACTCATGTCTATTGTAACag gtGTAATAAGTGCAACAGAAGGGAAAGTGTTTATAAATGGTAAAGACATTGCAACCCATTTAGAATCCATTAGAAACGATTTGGGTTTATGCCCTCaggaaaatttaatgtttccaGATTTGAATGTATATGAACAGTTAGAATTCTTTGCTCTG TTAAAAGGTATTAATATACCGAGGAAACAGATCAAACAAGATATTGCAGTTTTACTTGACAAACTAAAGTTgagtgaaaaaagaaatgcttTACCAAATACATTATCTGGTGGCCAGAAGAGAAGACTGTGCCTTGGAATGGCTCTTGTTGGCAATGCTAGT aCTGTAATCATGGATGAACCAACATCGGGAATGGATCCTGAAACTAGGAGAGatatatggaatattatatta aaaataaGAGGAAAGAGAACAATCTTGATCAGTACTCACAATATGGAGGAGGCTGACATTCTAGGAGATAGAATTGCGATTGTACATGGGggcaaattaaaatgttatggCACATCATTATTCTTAAAGAAGCAATATG GCTATGGCCACATGGAAGTTATATTATCAACTAAATCATGGTGTAATGCTGATAAAGttataagaaaatttgatCCAAGAACGCAGCAAGTGAATGTAGATAGTGAGAAGATTGTTTTAAGCGTACCATACAGTGAAACTTTACCAAAATCTCTGGATAACGTAGAAAGTCAGAAACAGAATTTAGGTGTTACAGGAATCAGTGTATCGCTTATTACTTTAGAAGAAGTATTCCTAAA agttattaaaaaggaagataatggaaaatatttaaatgaatcatTTAGTCCACCGTCACAACGGGTAGACGGCTGGAATTTATATATGCAGACAATTTCGGCTCTTtaccataaaaaatttacgtaTACCGTAAAAAATATAAGCAACACTTTACTTACG tTGTTTCTCCCACTTTTATCTGTTGTATTAATGGGTTTAAGTTATAGTCCACCAAGTGAATCAACACATGAATTTCCAGTAGAACTCGATATGTATAGAAGTCCCAAAGTGCTATATTCGAGTTTAAATACTTCTATGGGCAAGTATTACAAAAGTGCAGTAGAAAGTTTTGGTGGTACTGCAACAGAAGTAGCAGGGAATATGAGTGTTACACATG ctTTATTGGACCAGTCCATTAAAAGTATTTCGGAATATCGTAACAGATACATTGCTTCTGCGGAATTCAATATTACAGATGAAGGACTGTATGTTAATGGTTTTTATTCTGGTATTGCGCTTCATAGCTTACCGATAACAGTGAATCTTTTATCAAATGCATTGATCAAAAGCGTCGCTGGTGAAGAATACTCCATCCATGTATCGAACCAAAAATTGCCCAGTAGCCTTTCTGCGACAAAATTGTATATGCCAGGAACAGAATCATTAAGTCAAGTCTTGATGTTTTGTTGCTTTTTCTTTCCCACTGTAGCTCTTTTCGTTATTCACCCTTTTCAAGAAACAGAGAccaaaatgaaacaattgcaAAGAATGACAGGTGTAACATCTATATCTTATTGGCTCACCATATTCACGTTCGATTTTCTAGTTTACATAGGATCTGTACTTATTATCATGTTTgggtattatattattgatattattctgGATACTCGAGTGTACTACAAGATAGAGATGT tAACGCTATTGCTGATACTACTTCTCTTTGGCTTAAACTCTTTATTTGTAACTTATATCTTCAGCTTTTTAAATCTATCAAGACATAGTGTTGTAAGTACGCTGAGTCTCGTGCCCGTTGGATTTG TCCTGTTGCAATATCTTTTCCACCAAGTGATTTATAGTTTGACTAACTTACAAGTTTTGCACATGATCCAAAAGAGATTATTCCGTTTGGTACCACATGTGAGTCTATTCCATAGTCAAATAGCATTTTACAATGTCGCTTTACAAAATGCAAGATGTCGTCGACTACCAAATCGTTTGTTGACGGTCGTATGTCTTGGGATTAAGGACGTTTGTTGCg ATTTGGACTGCATGGATGGTGATTGCAAAAATCAGCTTTCCTATTTTCACGCTGAAGATAAAGATATGAGCTTAACTGAATGTGTGATATATCTAGCAGTAACAcctttgatatatttttcccTGCTTATTATGTTGGAAGAGGGAGTGTTCAAAAAATTCTATGTCAAGATGTTTTGTAAACATTTAAGAAATGCGATTGACATAAAAGACGATCAAGTGGAGAAAGAGAAGCGCGCTGTTGCATTGGAGATAAGGAAATTGAGAAAGCATG GTACAATTCACGAAATGGACAGTATCAAAACAACGCCTAACAGTGATTCTAACTATTTAGAAAGTCCAGAGAACAACAACGATAGCCTATTTTTAGTGTACGAGCTTAGCAAATATTACGGAAACGTAATGGCGgtgagagaaataaatttccgtGTGAAACAACGGGAATGCTTTGGATTGCTAGGCGTAAACGGCGCTGGGAAGAGTACCACGTTTAGAATGTTGACTGGTGAAGAAATTCCGAACAGCGGTATCATGTATTTAAGAAACTCCGATATTCTCACGGATCGtagaaat TATTTAGCTCAAATGGGATATTGTCCACAAACCGATGCCATGCTTGGATCGTTGAACTCTTTTGATCATCTTCGTCTATTTGCGTTACTTCGTGGAATACCTAAATCAAAAGTTGATCTAGAAGTCAATAAATGGATAAATCGACTAAGTAAGTTGCATTTCCTggtttcgaaaaatcatttgatgaatttttctaatatttgcGTAATTTCAGATCTAAACGCATGCATGTCACAGCCAAGCAGTACTTACAGCGGCGGTAACAAAAGACGTTTGAATATTGCAATGGCATTAATAGGAAATCCAACCCTTGTTCTCCTAGATGAACCAACGACTGGCGTTGATCCTGCTGCCAGGAGGTCTTTGTGGAACGTACTTCAGTCGTGCCAGGCATTGGGGCAAGCTATTATACTTACTTCACACAG cATGGAGGAATGTGAAGCTTTGTGCAACAGACTAGTCATTATGGTGAAAGGTCAATTGGTTTGCATCGGTGCTAGTCAGGAATTGAAACAACGTTTCGGTGCTGGTTATAATATTCACATCAAATTAAACCCAAGCCGATCGGATAGTGATCTTAGCATTATAAAGAACGTTATGGAGTCTTCTTTAACGTGCGAAGTCAGAGATGAGAATTTG GGATTTATCGCTTACCACGTGAGTGATACTACGACATCGTGGGAGAAAATGTACAGTACGATGGATGATTTGAAAATACGAGTCAATTGCATCGAGGATTACGCCGTCTTATCGGCGACATTAGAGCAGCTATTTATCCAATTCGCCAGAGGAACTGAGCAATCAGACAGGGATCTTGCAGATGGCAATGTGTAG
- the LOC144476358 gene encoding phospholipid-transporting ATPase ABCA3 isoform X2, whose translation MANKIRIFGLLLYKNLKVRIRHWKSAIFLQCLVPIALFVLIQAIRDYTVQPPRIINESTYYPIETKDELTEINTQFTVLYYVPQNEYTEKIVEDIQMCLKIHHGKIFGFSSEEEMIKKYTIAEAESDNIKVIGLVFERYNTSSIKYKIRHAMDIPNVLFENALSQSSYNTYTLYMIAVQFVQLQICTDESLIIHHTAPHTKPDIMLSTQRMPYPPYIKIDEADILLRLAICMFAVIAFLIPLCVETSYAIKEKHIGVNVLMAMNGVRHYQNLLSWLFTSILFSIFYIIPITELLKNTFSKNVVPYLYYSNSFLFWFILTMHVAHLVSFGMHIGAYFSKPRFVTITLAVIYTGSFSLHGNLIRQQVFFIIPSLGILFPNMLLYRFLEEVNSYETQLTGIQWSNMFLVGDAQYNSTGSVGVILIYSLLGLLLHFTLAIYINAILPGKYGVRKDPFYFLKCLKKNKVNQHEDIDNFDYENIDNENFEPVTKGVLTPGIQIRNLKKTYKTGFLRKTVVQAVKGISLDLYKGQITALLGHNGAGKTTLMSIVTGVISATEGKVFINGKDIATHLESIRNDLGLCPQENLMFPDLNVYEQLEFFALLKGINIPRKQIKQDIAVLLDKLKLSEKRNALPNTLSGGQKRRLCLGMALVGNASTVIMDEPTSGMDPETRRDIWNIILKIRGKRTILISTHNMEEADILGDRIAIVHGGKLKCYGTSLFLKKQYGYGHMEVILSTKSWCNADKVIRKFDPRTQQVNVDSEKIVLSVPYSETLPKSLDNVESQKQNLGVTGISVSLITLEEVFLKVIKKEDNGKYLNESFSPPSQRVDGWNLYMQTISALYHKKFTYTVKNISNTLLTLFLPLLSVVLMGLSYSPPSESTHEFPVELDMYRSPKVLYSSLNTSMGKYYKSAVESFGGTATEVAGNMSVTHALLDQSIKSISEYRNRYIASAEFNITDEGLYVNGFYSGIALHSLPITVNLLSNALIKSVAGEEYSIHVSNQKLPSSLSATKLYMPGTESLSQVLMFCCFFFPTVALFVIHPFQETETKMKQLQRMTGVTSISYWLTIFTFDFLVYIGSVLIIMFGYYIIDIILDTRVYYKIEMLTLLLILLLFGLNSLFVTYIFSFLNLSRHSVVSTLSLVPVGFVLLQYLFHQVIYSLTNLQVLHMIQKRLFRLVPHVSLFHSQIAFYNVALQNARCRRLPNRLLTVVCLGIKDVCCDLDCMDGDCKNQLSYFHAEDKDMSLTECVIYLAVTPLIYFSLLIMLEEGVFKKFYVKMFCKHLRNAIDIKDDQVEKEKRAVALEIRKLRKHGTIHEMDSIKTTPNSDSNYLESPENNNDSLFLVYELSKYYGNVMAVREINFRVKQRECFGLLGVNGAGKSTTFRMLTGEEIPNSGIMYLRNSDILTDRRNYLAQMGYCPQTDAMLGSLNSFDHLRLFALLRGIPKSKVDLEVNKWINRLNLNACMSQPSSTYSGGNKRRLNIAMALIGNPTLVLLDEPTTGVDPAARRSLWNVLQSCQALGQAIILTSHSMEECEALCNRLVIMVKGQLVCIGASQELKQRFGAGYNIHIKLNPSRSDSDLSIIKNVMESSLTCEVRDENLGFIAYHVSDTTTSWEKMYSTMDDLKIRVNCIEDYAVLSATLEQLFIQFARGTEQSDRDLADGNV comes from the exons atggcaaataaaatcagaatatTTGGCTTGttgctatataaaaatctCAAAGTGAGAATCAGGCATTGGAAATcagcaatatttttacaatgtttggTACCAATTGCCCTGTTTGTATTAATACAAGCTATAAGGGATTATACTGTACAGCCGCCtcgtataattaatgaaagtaCCTACTATCCTATAGAAACTAAAGATGAGTTAACAGAGATTAACACGCAATTCACAGTTCTCTATTATGTACCACAAAATGAATATACAGAAAAGATTGTCGAGGATATTCAAATGTGTCTGAAGATACACCATggaa aaatatttggtTTTTCATCTGAagaagaaatgataaaaaagtaCACGATTGCAGAAGCTGAGTCTGACAATATTAAGGTGATAGGTCTAGTGTTTGAACGATATAATACAagcagtataaaatataaaattaggcATGCCATGGATATACCAAatgtattatttgaaaatgcaTTATCTCAATCATCATATAATACATACACTTTATATATGATTGCTGTACAATTTGTACAATTACAAATATGTACTGATGAATCACTTATTATTCATCATACAGCGCCACATACAAAGCCTGATATAATG TTGTCCACACAAAGAATGCCGTATCCaccatatattaaaatagatgaaGCTGATATATTACTAAGACTGGCAATATGTATGTTTGCAGTAATAGCTTTTCTTATTCCACTTTGTGTAGAAACAAGTTATGCAATAAAGGAAAAACATATTGGAGTAAATGTTTTAATGGCAATGAATGGAGTAAGACACTATCAAAATCTACTCAGCTGGTTATTTACAAGCATATTGttcagtattttttatattataccaaTAACTGAATTGCTTAAGAATACATTCTCCAAAAATGTTGTACCATActtatattacagtaatagtTTTCTATTTTGGTTCATACTTACAATGCACGTGGCTCATCTGGTATCATTTGGTATGCATATTGGAgcatatttttctaaac cacGTTTTGTAACAATAACGTTAGCAGTTATTTACACTGGATCTTTTTCACTCCATGGGAATTTAATAAGACAAcaagtattttttataataccgAGTTTGGGAATACTCTTTCctaatatgttattatatagatTCCTGGAAGAAGTGAATTCATATGAAACTCAGT TGACTGGAATTCAATGGTCAAATATGTTCTTGGTTGGAGATGCACAATACAATTCTACTGGAAGTGTTGGAGTTATATTAATCTATTCATTACTGGGATTGTTGTTACATTTTACACttgcaatatatattaatgctATACTTCCAGGAAAGTATGGAGTACGCAAAGacccattttattttttgaag TGTCTAAAGAAGAACAAAGTGAACCAACATGAAGATATTGATAATTTTGATTACGAAAATAtagataatgaaaattttgaacCAGTAACAAAGGGTGTACTTACTCCTGGAATTCAAATCCGCAATCTTAAAAAAACGTATAAGACTGGTTTTCTAAGAAAGACG gtaGTCCAAGCTGTGAAAGGAATTTCATTAGATTTGTATAAAGGACAAATAACGGCTTTGTTAGGCCATAATGGAGCTGGAAAGACTACACTCATGTCTATTGTAACag gtGTAATAAGTGCAACAGAAGGGAAAGTGTTTATAAATGGTAAAGACATTGCAACCCATTTAGAATCCATTAGAAACGATTTGGGTTTATGCCCTCaggaaaatttaatgtttccaGATTTGAATGTATATGAACAGTTAGAATTCTTTGCTCTG TTAAAAGGTATTAATATACCGAGGAAACAGATCAAACAAGATATTGCAGTTTTACTTGACAAACTAAAGTTgagtgaaaaaagaaatgcttTACCAAATACATTATCTGGTGGCCAGAAGAGAAGACTGTGCCTTGGAATGGCTCTTGTTGGCAATGCTAGT aCTGTAATCATGGATGAACCAACATCGGGAATGGATCCTGAAACTAGGAGAGatatatggaatattatatta aaaataaGAGGAAAGAGAACAATCTTGATCAGTACTCACAATATGGAGGAGGCTGACATTCTAGGAGATAGAATTGCGATTGTACATGGGggcaaattaaaatgttatggCACATCATTATTCTTAAAGAAGCAATATG GCTATGGCCACATGGAAGTTATATTATCAACTAAATCATGGTGTAATGCTGATAAAGttataagaaaatttgatCCAAGAACGCAGCAAGTGAATGTAGATAGTGAGAAGATTGTTTTAAGCGTACCATACAGTGAAACTTTACCAAAATCTCTGGATAACGTAGAAAGTCAGAAACAGAATTTAGGTGTTACAGGAATCAGTGTATCGCTTATTACTTTAGAAGAAGTATTCCTAAA agttattaaaaaggaagataatggaaaatatttaaatgaatcatTTAGTCCACCGTCACAACGGGTAGACGGCTGGAATTTATATATGCAGACAATTTCGGCTCTTtaccataaaaaatttacgtaTACCGTAAAAAATATAAGCAACACTTTACTTACG tTGTTTCTCCCACTTTTATCTGTTGTATTAATGGGTTTAAGTTATAGTCCACCAAGTGAATCAACACATGAATTTCCAGTAGAACTCGATATGTATAGAAGTCCCAAAGTGCTATATTCGAGTTTAAATACTTCTATGGGCAAGTATTACAAAAGTGCAGTAGAAAGTTTTGGTGGTACTGCAACAGAAGTAGCAGGGAATATGAGTGTTACACATG ctTTATTGGACCAGTCCATTAAAAGTATTTCGGAATATCGTAACAGATACATTGCTTCTGCGGAATTCAATATTACAGATGAAGGACTGTATGTTAATGGTTTTTATTCTGGTATTGCGCTTCATAGCTTACCGATAACAGTGAATCTTTTATCAAATGCATTGATCAAAAGCGTCGCTGGTGAAGAATACTCCATCCATGTATCGAACCAAAAATTGCCCAGTAGCCTTTCTGCGACAAAATTGTATATGCCAGGAACAGAATCATTAAGTCAAGTCTTGATGTTTTGTTGCTTTTTCTTTCCCACTGTAGCTCTTTTCGTTATTCACCCTTTTCAAGAAACAGAGAccaaaatgaaacaattgcaAAGAATGACAGGTGTAACATCTATATCTTATTGGCTCACCATATTCACGTTCGATTTTCTAGTTTACATAGGATCTGTACTTATTATCATGTTTgggtattatattattgatattattctgGATACTCGAGTGTACTACAAGATAGAGATGT tAACGCTATTGCTGATACTACTTCTCTTTGGCTTAAACTCTTTATTTGTAACTTATATCTTCAGCTTTTTAAATCTATCAAGACATAGTGTTGTAAGTACGCTGAGTCTCGTGCCCGTTGGATTTG TCCTGTTGCAATATCTTTTCCACCAAGTGATTTATAGTTTGACTAACTTACAAGTTTTGCACATGATCCAAAAGAGATTATTCCGTTTGGTACCACATGTGAGTCTATTCCATAGTCAAATAGCATTTTACAATGTCGCTTTACAAAATGCAAGATGTCGTCGACTACCAAATCGTTTGTTGACGGTCGTATGTCTTGGGATTAAGGACGTTTGTTGCg ATTTGGACTGCATGGATGGTGATTGCAAAAATCAGCTTTCCTATTTTCACGCTGAAGATAAAGATATGAGCTTAACTGAATGTGTGATATATCTAGCAGTAACAcctttgatatatttttcccTGCTTATTATGTTGGAAGAGGGAGTGTTCAAAAAATTCTATGTCAAGATGTTTTGTAAACATTTAAGAAATGCGATTGACATAAAAGACGATCAAGTGGAGAAAGAGAAGCGCGCTGTTGCATTGGAGATAAGGAAATTGAGAAAGCATG GTACAATTCACGAAATGGACAGTATCAAAACAACGCCTAACAGTGATTCTAACTATTTAGAAAGTCCAGAGAACAACAACGATAGCCTATTTTTAGTGTACGAGCTTAGCAAATATTACGGAAACGTAATGGCGgtgagagaaataaatttccgtGTGAAACAACGGGAATGCTTTGGATTGCTAGGCGTAAACGGCGCTGGGAAGAGTACCACGTTTAGAATGTTGACTGGTGAAGAAATTCCGAACAGCGGTATCATGTATTTAAGAAACTCCGATATTCTCACGGATCGtagaaat TATTTAGCTCAAATGGGATATTGTCCACAAACCGATGCCATGCTTGGATCGTTGAACTCTTTTGATCATCTTCGTCTATTTGCGTTACTTCGTGGAATACCTAAATCAAAAGTTGATCTAGAAGTCAATAAATGGATAAATCGACTAA ATCTAAACGCATGCATGTCACAGCCAAGCAGTACTTACAGCGGCGGTAACAAAAGACGTTTGAATATTGCAATGGCATTAATAGGAAATCCAACCCTTGTTCTCCTAGATGAACCAACGACTGGCGTTGATCCTGCTGCCAGGAGGTCTTTGTGGAACGTACTTCAGTCGTGCCAGGCATTGGGGCAAGCTATTATACTTACTTCACACAG cATGGAGGAATGTGAAGCTTTGTGCAACAGACTAGTCATTATGGTGAAAGGTCAATTGGTTTGCATCGGTGCTAGTCAGGAATTGAAACAACGTTTCGGTGCTGGTTATAATATTCACATCAAATTAAACCCAAGCCGATCGGATAGTGATCTTAGCATTATAAAGAACGTTATGGAGTCTTCTTTAACGTGCGAAGTCAGAGATGAGAATTTG GGATTTATCGCTTACCACGTGAGTGATACTACGACATCGTGGGAGAAAATGTACAGTACGATGGATGATTTGAAAATACGAGTCAATTGCATCGAGGATTACGCCGTCTTATCGGCGACATTAGAGCAGCTATTTATCCAATTCGCCAGAGGAACTGAGCAATCAGACAGGGATCTTGCAGATGGCAATGTGTAG
- the LOC144478320 gene encoding uncharacterized protein LOC144478320 — translation MLRKVSSKLLALAILAVTGTCYAARLDNTYLPPGNAGTAGGGGLIQAPNRGPGGPGGPGGPGGPGRPGGPGGYGGGGGSGGFGGGGGGSGGGGGGGGYGGPTGGGSGGGGGGPRGGPGGGGGGGGQEIPIISYNNDNGGDGNYQFSYETGNGISAQETGHQQGNGEAVSGSYSYTGPDGVQYSISYTADEEGFHPQGAHLPTPPPIPPEIQRGVELALAAEARGENQDTSGGGGGGGNGGGNGGGSGGGGGGGARGGGGGGGGSGGSYQGPNSYQTSSGGYHY, via the exons ATGTTGCGCAAGGTTTCATCAAAATTG CTCGCCTTGGCGATATTGGCCGTGACTGGCACGTGTTACGCGGCCCGACTGGACAACACTTATCTCCCTCCGGGAAATGCGGGTACCGCTGGCGGCGGTGGATTGATTCAAGCCCCGAACCGGGGACCCGGTGGTCCCGGTGGGCCTG GAGGACCAGGAGGACCCGGCAGACCCGGTGGACCAGGTGGCTACGGCGGGGGTGGAGGTAGCGGTGGATTTGGAGGAGGTGGCGGCGGATCTGGAGGCG gcggcggtggtggAGGATACGGTGGAC cAACTGGCGGTGGTAGTGGCGGCGGGGGTGGCGGACCCAGGGGAGGACCGGgaggcggtggcggtggcggcggccaAGAGATCCCAATCATCTCATACAATAACGATAACGGCGGAGACGGCAACTACCAGTTCAGCTACGAAACAGGAAACGGTATCAGTGCGCAGGAAACCGGCCATCAGCAAG GGAACGGAGAAGCAGTGAGCGGTTCGTATTCGTACACAGGACCCGACGGTGTACAgtatagtattagctatacCGCCGATGAAGAGGGTTTCCATCCCCAGGGCGCACATCTTCCGACACCACCTCCTATTCCGCCAGAGATTCAACGAGGCGTTGAGTTAGCTCTCGCTGCTGAGGCTAGAGGCGAAAATCAAGATACCTCcgggggtggtggtggcggtggtaATGGCGGCG GAAATGGCggtggcagcggcggcggtggcggaggTGGAGCCCGAGgaggtggcggtggcggtggtggcAGCGGTGGCTCTTACCAAGGTCCAAATTCATACCAAACAAGTTCGGGTGGATACCATTACTAG